The Toxorhynchites rutilus septentrionalis strain SRP chromosome 3, ASM2978413v1, whole genome shotgun sequence genome includes a region encoding these proteins:
- the LOC129774142 gene encoding uncharacterized protein LOC129774142, whose translation MVRASRIEDEEWKKDLLLHYAGPSVQQIFDSLPEAPGTDMRGPLLNIEHYTPNMTAYEEARAKLNEFFLPKENSTYERHLLRQMKQLAGESIDTFTIRLRLQAERCGFGDRMEENIKDQIIQNCQSAVLRRDLLKRGDASLDEILSVAKIFETVAHQEKSFASVGESKSHANDVCKIEATSYKKRMKFSEQKQMECHRCGFFGHFAKDDKCPANGKLCNKCGGRDHFAKKCRSKLPRRESKSVDGKLKFGCEGNDNSHAGRKGDEINIIKHVTDEQVEYIFNVTTTGGNGEMPCTIGGVTVTAVIDSGSKYNLMSQSYWEQLKD comes from the coding sequence ATGGTCCGCGCAAGTCGAATCGAAGATGAAGAATGGAAAAAAGACTTATTGCTGCACTACGCCGGACCGAGTGTTCAACAAATATTCGATTCGCTCCCTGAAGCCCCCGGAACTGATATGCGCGGCCCGTTGTTGAATATCGAACATTACACTCCAAATATGACTGCCTATGAAGAAGCCAGAGCTAAGTTAAACGAGTTTTTCTTGCCGAAAGAAAACTCCACCTACGAACGGCATTTACTGCGACAAATGAAACAACTAGCTGGGGAGAGCATTGACACCTTCACCATCAGATTGCGGCTTCAGGCGGAACGCTGCGGTTTCGGTGACAGGATGGAAGAAAATATAAAGGACCAAATAATCCAGAATTGTCAGTCTGCTGTGCTACGACGTGATTTGCTTAAACGCGGAGATGCCAGTCTTGACGAAATATTGAGCGTTGCAAAGATTTTCGAGACTGTAGCCCACCAGGAAAAATCTTTTGCGAGCGTAGGTGAGTCGAAATCACACGCCAACGATGTCTGTAAGATTGAAGCAACATCTTATAAGAAGCGAATGAAATTCAGCGAGCAGAAACAGATGGAATGTCATCGTTGCGGGTTCTTCGGTCATTTCGCTAAAGACGACAAGTGTCCAGCGAATGGAAAGCTGTGTAATAAGTGCGGTGGCAGAGATCATTTTGCGAAGAAGTGCCGAAGCAAACTACCGAGGCGCGAGTCGAAAAGTGTGGATGGTAAATTGAAATTTGGATGTGAAGGAAATGACAATTCTCATGCAGGTCGTAAGGGTGACGAAATCAATATAATAAAACATGTAACCGATGAACAAGTGGAATACATCTTCAATGTTACAACAACTGGTGGTAACGGTGAAATGCCGTGCACAATTGGAGGAGTAACGGTGACTGCAGTTATTGACTCCGGTTCCAAGTATAACTTGATGAGTCAGTCTTATTGGGAGCAACTAAAGGACTAA